In Arsenophonus sp. aPb, one DNA window encodes the following:
- the kdpD gene encoding two-component system sensor histidine kinase KdpD: MESQEPKRPTPEDLLSIANEKIRGNLKIFFGAYAGVGKTYAMLQEAQRLRSQGLDVVIGVVETHNRLETAALLEGLPQLPAKRIRYHGRKINTFDIDGALARHPAIILMDELAFSNPHGSRHPKRWQDVEELLDAGIDVLTTINVQHLESLNDIVGSITGIRVRETVPDHIFDQASEIVLVDLPPDDLRQRLNEGKVYIAGQAERAIEHFFRKGNLIALRELSLRRTVDRVDNQMREYRDTQGYSQVWHTHDNLLVCIGHNTGNEKLVRAAARLAAKLGCSWHAVYVETPKLHALAEEKRRAILKALKLAQDLGAETSTLADANEEKAILDYAREHNLGKIVIGRKQNTAWKLLNWKIRPYFAERLGKLGPDLDLIIIALDENTAWEKESERRPLNDKWRGNIQGYLFAALLCITITLFSNRFLLNFDQANVVTVYVLAVVIIALLYGRNPSIFAAFINVIGFDLFIVQPHFSFVVFDMQYLITFIVMLVVGLLVGNLAAGVRYQARVARYREQRTRHLYEMTKELSRALNEIDIAKTGYHFLSNAFKAKVSLLLPNEQQQLVALKLADYGQVQIDQAIALWSFDKNQPAGAGTDTLPSVPYQLQPIATSKETLAILAIEPQNLRQLLIPEQQRLLQTFTGLIANAFERLQLARQAESAKLDAEREQLRNSLLAALSHDLRTPLTVIFGQAEILMLELSAEHSPHTEKVNQIRQQILSTSRLVNNLLDMARIQSGGIVPTLAWESLQEIIGSALRSLEYALKSHPTKINVPAELLLYCDANLLERVIINLLENAIKYSAENSPIGIDAYPQGKYVHIEIWDKGIGVPEGQEELIFDKFSRAKKESSIPGVGLGLAICQAIIKLHNGEIWAENNKKSGATFHFVLPLIQVPAIEEAIETE; this comes from the coding sequence ATGGAGAGCCAGGAACCTAAACGCCCTACCCCTGAAGATTTATTGAGTATTGCCAATGAAAAAATTCGCGGCAACTTAAAGATCTTCTTCGGCGCCTACGCTGGTGTAGGAAAAACCTATGCAATGCTACAAGAAGCCCAACGGCTTCGTTCACAAGGGCTTGATGTTGTCATCGGTGTGGTAGAGACGCACAATCGCTTAGAAACTGCGGCTCTATTGGAAGGCTTGCCGCAACTGCCCGCAAAACGGATCCGCTACCACGGACGTAAAATTAATACCTTTGATATAGACGGTGCGTTAGCACGTCACCCCGCCATTATTTTAATGGATGAATTAGCTTTCAGTAACCCGCATGGCAGTCGTCATCCTAAACGCTGGCAAGATGTGGAAGAGTTATTAGATGCCGGTATTGATGTTTTAACCACCATTAACGTACAACATTTAGAGAGTTTAAATGATATTGTCGGCAGTATTACCGGTATTCGCGTCCGTGAAACGGTACCTGATCATATTTTTGACCAAGCCAGTGAAATTGTTTTAGTCGATTTACCACCTGACGACCTGCGCCAACGACTGAATGAAGGAAAGGTTTATATTGCCGGACAAGCCGAACGAGCCATTGAACATTTCTTTCGCAAAGGCAACTTAATTGCGCTAAGGGAGTTATCACTAAGACGTACGGTTGATCGGGTCGATAATCAAATGCGTGAGTATCGCGATACTCAAGGTTACTCTCAAGTTTGGCACACTCACGATAATTTATTAGTATGCATTGGCCACAACACAGGAAATGAAAAATTAGTTAGAGCGGCGGCCAGACTAGCCGCCAAACTAGGTTGCAGTTGGCATGCTGTGTATGTTGAAACCCCCAAATTACATGCATTAGCAGAAGAGAAAAGACGCGCCATTCTAAAAGCATTAAAACTGGCCCAAGATTTAGGCGCAGAGACCTCAACCTTAGCTGATGCCAATGAAGAAAAAGCCATTTTAGATTATGCCCGGGAACATAACCTAGGTAAAATAGTCATTGGTCGTAAGCAAAATACGGCTTGGAAACTGCTCAACTGGAAAATACGCCCTTATTTTGCTGAACGCTTAGGTAAACTAGGACCGGATTTAGATCTGATTATTATTGCGTTAGATGAAAATACCGCGTGGGAAAAAGAGAGCGAACGCCGGCCGCTAAATGACAAATGGCGAGGAAATATTCAGGGTTACCTGTTTGCCGCTCTGTTATGTATTACCATCACTCTATTTTCTAATCGCTTTTTGCTTAATTTCGATCAGGCTAATGTTGTTACTGTTTATGTATTAGCGGTAGTTATTATCGCTCTGTTGTATGGCCGAAATCCGTCTATCTTTGCCGCATTTATTAATGTTATTGGTTTCGATCTTTTTATTGTCCAACCCCATTTTTCCTTTGTTGTTTTTGACATGCAATATTTGATAACCTTCATTGTTATGCTGGTTGTTGGTCTTTTAGTGGGCAATCTCGCTGCGGGAGTGCGCTATCAAGCCAGAGTCGCTCGTTATCGTGAGCAACGGACTCGCCATCTTTACGAAATGACCAAAGAGTTAAGCCGAGCGCTGAATGAAATTGATATTGCAAAAACCGGTTATCACTTCCTTTCCAATGCCTTTAAAGCTAAAGTCAGCCTGTTACTACCCAACGAGCAGCAACAACTGGTTGCGCTTAAATTGGCCGACTATGGTCAGGTGCAAATTGATCAAGCTATTGCATTATGGAGTTTTGATAAAAATCAACCAGCTGGTGCCGGAACGGATACCCTACCTAGCGTGCCTTACCAATTACAACCGATTGCAACTTCAAAAGAAACTTTAGCCATTTTAGCTATTGAACCGCAAAATTTACGTCAATTACTAATTCCAGAACAGCAACGACTGCTACAAACTTTTACTGGCTTGATTGCCAATGCATTTGAACGATTACAACTTGCTAGACAGGCAGAATCAGCCAAACTGGATGCTGAACGGGAACAACTAAGAAACTCTTTATTGGCCGCTCTTTCTCATGATTTGCGCACACCTTTGACGGTAATATTTGGCCAGGCAGAAATATTGATGCTGGAATTAAGCGCTGAACATTCACCCCATACGGAAAAGGTTAACCAAATTCGTCAGCAAATCCTAAGTACATCAAGATTAGTCAATAATTTGCTTGATATGGCGCGGATCCAATCCGGTGGCATTGTGCCAACACTTGCCTGGGAATCATTACAAGAAATTATCGGCAGTGCATTACGTTCTCTCGAATATGCCTTAAAAAGCCATCCAACTAAAATTAATGTTCCTGCTGAGCTATTACTCTATTGTGATGCCAATTTACTCGAACGTGTAATCATTAATTTACTGGAAAATGCGATTAAATACTCTGCTGAAAATTCACCGATCGGTATTGATGCCTACCCACAAGGTAAATATGTCCATATTGAGATTTGGGATAAAGGTATTGGTGTACCGGAAGGACAGGAAGAACTTATTTTTGATAAATTTTCACGGGCTAAAAAAGAATCGTCCATTCCTGGTGTTGGTCTAGGACTGGCTATTTGCCAGGCGATTATTAAGCTTCATAACGGCGAAATTTGGGCGGAAAATAATAAAAAGAGTGGAGCTACTTTCCACTTTGTTTTACCTTTAATACAAGTCCCTGCGATTGAAGAGGCCATTGAGACAGAGTGA
- the seqA gene encoding replication initiation negative regulator SeqA translates to MKTIEVDEELYRYIASHTQHIGENASVILRRLLGFDVSQSHMPLSITVNNIAAEVKKNKSVSSYDAASVMHDLLLSNDYATKSKAIDRFMLILSTLYNLNKPAFVAATEATHGRTRIYFASNKQTLLASGKQTKPRLIPDTPYWVITNTNTNRKRNMIEQIMQDMKFPIELVEKVCGTI, encoded by the coding sequence ATGAAAACGATTGAAGTCGACGAAGAACTTTACCGCTATATCGCGAGTCATACCCAGCATATAGGTGAAAATGCATCGGTTATATTAAGACGTCTATTAGGGTTTGACGTTAGTCAGTCGCATATGCCACTCTCGATAACCGTAAATAATATAGCGGCTGAAGTGAAAAAAAATAAATCAGTTTCTTCCTACGATGCAGCAAGTGTGATGCATGATTTACTGCTTTCTAACGATTATGCCACTAAAAGCAAAGCGATTGATCGCTTTATGCTTATTTTATCCACCCTATACAATTTAAACAAACCCGCTTTTGTAGCAGCAACAGAAGCAACCCATGGCAGAACGCGTATCTATTTTGCTAGCAATAAACAGACCTTATTAGCTAGTGGTAAGCAGACAAAACCTCGCCTGATACCTGATACTCCTTATTGGGTAATCACCAATACCAATACCAATCGTAAACGCAATATGATTGAACAAATTATGCAAGATATGAAGTTTCCTATTGAACTGGTTGAGAAAGTGTGTGGTACGATTTAA
- a CDS encoding alpha/beta fold hydrolase has product MLLNKWLNYRIHRPENPISSAAIVLIHGLFGDWQNLGVLARDLQNHFTVIQLDIRNHGSSPQAETMLYSEMATDVLTLLTHLKQTSIIAIGHSMGGKIVMAMTAIAPRLIEKIVVIDIAPVTYQINRHEKIFSALEAVTQAGVTSRQEAAVIMRNTLTEESEIQFLLKSFDKGKWKFNLPILKKEYNQLMGWKTIPAWSHPALFIRGSLSDYISENYRKDIITQFPQAQGQIILGCGHWVHAENPAAVIRAIHRFLAIPADKQ; this is encoded by the coding sequence ATGTTGCTAAATAAATGGCTAAATTATCGTATCCATCGTCCGGAAAATCCTATCTCTTCTGCTGCCATTGTACTCATCCATGGCTTATTTGGTGACTGGCAAAATTTAGGCGTATTAGCTCGCGATTTACAAAATCACTTCACCGTTATTCAACTAGATATCCGCAATCATGGTAGCTCGCCACAGGCAGAAACAATGCTCTATTCTGAAATGGCAACAGACGTTTTAACGCTGCTAACTCATTTAAAGCAAACAAGCATTATCGCTATCGGACACTCAATGGGCGGAAAAATTGTCATGGCGATGACGGCAATAGCGCCTCGATTGATAGAAAAAATTGTGGTTATTGATATTGCGCCAGTCACTTATCAAATTAATCGTCATGAAAAGATATTTTCTGCTTTAGAAGCAGTAACACAAGCAGGCGTAACTTCTCGACAGGAGGCTGCTGTTATTATGCGCAATACGTTAACTGAAGAAAGTGAAATTCAATTTTTACTAAAATCATTTGATAAAGGCAAATGGAAATTTAATTTACCTATTTTAAAAAAAGAATATAACCAATTGATGGGTTGGAAAACGATCCCAGCCTGGTCTCATCCAGCACTCTTTATCCGTGGTAGCCTTTCTGATTACATTAGCGAAAATTATCGCAAAGATATTATTACTCAATTTCCGCAAGCTCAAGGCCAGATTATTTTAGGATGCGGTCACTGGGTACATGCTGAAAATCCAGCAGCTGTCATCCGAGCTATTCATCGTTTTCTCGCTATTCCAGCTGATAAACAATAA
- the kdpE gene encoding two-component system response regulator KdpE has product MIQHNILIVEDEKEIRRFVKLALEGENFRVYEAETYQRGLIESATRKPDLLILDLGLPDGDGIDLIRDLRQWSQIPVLVLSARADETDKVMALDAGADDYLTKPFGISELLARVRVALRRYARKNQPDPVFRFGDISVDLINRRVTKNQQELHLTPIEFRLLSEFITNSGKVLTQRHLLRQIWGPNYIEHNHYLRIYMGHLRQKLEDDPTQPVHLLTETGIGYRFMP; this is encoded by the coding sequence GTGATTCAGCACAATATTTTAATAGTTGAAGACGAAAAAGAGATCAGACGATTTGTCAAACTGGCACTTGAAGGTGAAAATTTTCGTGTATATGAAGCAGAAACTTATCAGCGAGGACTTATCGAATCAGCGACCCGCAAACCTGATCTCTTGATCCTCGATCTAGGCTTACCTGATGGTGACGGTATTGATTTGATCCGTGACTTACGCCAATGGAGTCAAATTCCGGTATTGGTACTTTCGGCACGGGCAGATGAAACAGATAAAGTTATGGCACTTGATGCCGGTGCCGATGATTATCTAACCAAACCATTTGGTATTAGTGAACTGTTAGCTAGAGTAAGAGTTGCTCTACGTCGCTATGCACGTAAAAACCAGCCAGATCCCGTATTTCGGTTTGGTGATATTAGTGTTGATTTAATCAATCGGCGAGTAACTAAAAATCAGCAAGAACTCCACCTTACCCCAATTGAGTTCCGTTTACTCAGTGAATTTATCACTAATAGCGGCAAAGTATTAACTCAACGTCATCTGCTACGACAAATATGGGGACCTAACTATATTGAACATAACCATTATTTACGTATTTATATGGGACATTTAAGGCAGAAGTTGGAAGATGATCCCACTCAGCCAGTACACCTACTCACTGAGACAGGAATTGGCTATCGTTTTATGCCTTAA
- a CDS encoding type I secretion system permease/ATPase, producing the protein MDENNKKTLELISIIIRLNNKININEYNKEIIQNDNFVDCTKKIQQKYQIILKEKRCHKKELSRLILPAIVYDNDNVPYILASYNDEQVLIQSAGNKPPEIWQKQDFLQRWNGNWLKINQKQSRFDIRWFVPEFLKHKQIFIEILFFSFVLQILALLSPIVIQVIMDKVLIHQAFSTLDVLIFTLIIAAFIEVILKGFREYIYIHTANRIDIRLGLKLIRHLLHLPLSFFKTRQVGAIVNRVRELETIREFLTGSMFTLLVDVLFLFVFIYVMSILSTTLTLIFLLSIPFYLLLAWKITPKIEKAAETQFMHAAINTSFLTESVAGSETIKSLAVEPRFIRRWDAQTSDMVASNFQAQQINSQGSHIVMLIEKLTMAVILWIGAAEVLALNMTIGQLIAFQMMVSHSSQPLGKLVQLWGDYIRTRVAIDKLAQIINLPTEQHNEGLHPQLTGKIHFQNVDFRYQPDLPLIINQFNLSINAGEMIGIVGASGSGKSTLARLLLRLYTPEKGGILLDDIPLYQLNIATLRQQIGIVLQENFLFNQSVFNNIAQSKPDATLDEVIAAAKLAGAHDFILKMPLGYDSLIAEGGQSLSGGQRQRIAIARTLLSNPRILIFDEATSALDDQTQAIIQQNMQKIAQGRTVITIAHRLSTVSHHHHIIVMDQGKIIEQGSHTQLLQLKKHYHYLWSLQQSLKQQ; encoded by the coding sequence ATGGATGAAAATAATAAAAAAACACTTGAATTAATTTCTATTATCATAAGACTAAATAATAAAATAAATATTAATGAATATAATAAAGAAATAATTCAAAATGATAATTTTGTTGATTGCACAAAAAAAATTCAACAAAAGTATCAAATTATATTAAAAGAAAAACGCTGCCATAAAAAAGAGTTATCGCGTCTGATTTTACCCGCCATTGTTTATGATAATGATAATGTTCCATATATATTAGCGAGTTATAATGATGAACAAGTATTAATACAATCTGCTGGCAATAAACCACCAGAAATTTGGCAGAAACAAGATTTTCTTCAACGTTGGAATGGCAATTGGCTTAAAATAAACCAAAAACAATCCCGCTTTGATATTCGTTGGTTCGTACCTGAATTCTTAAAACATAAACAGATATTTATTGAAATCTTGTTTTTTTCATTTGTATTACAAATACTGGCGCTGTTATCACCGATTGTAATTCAAGTTATTATGGATAAGGTGCTGATCCATCAAGCCTTTAGCACCTTAGATGTGCTTATTTTTACCTTAATAATAGCCGCCTTTATTGAAGTTATTTTAAAAGGTTTCCGAGAATATATTTATATCCATACCGCCAATCGTATTGACATCCGGCTCGGATTAAAACTGATCAGGCATCTATTACACTTACCACTCTCCTTTTTCAAAACCCGTCAAGTTGGCGCAATTGTTAATCGTGTTAGAGAACTAGAAACCATCCGTGAATTTTTAACCGGTAGTATGTTTACTTTGCTGGTCGATGTTCTTTTCTTATTTGTCTTTATTTATGTAATGTCAATTCTATCAACAACATTAACACTCATTTTTTTGCTCTCAATTCCCTTTTATTTATTGCTTGCCTGGAAAATAACACCAAAGATAGAAAAAGCAGCCGAAACACAATTTATGCATGCGGCAATCAATACCTCTTTTTTAACCGAGAGCGTGGCCGGCAGTGAAACTATTAAAAGTCTAGCTGTTGAGCCACGTTTTATCCGTCGCTGGGATGCGCAAACTTCCGATATGGTCGCTAGTAATTTTCAAGCTCAACAAATAAACTCACAAGGCAGCCATATCGTCATGCTGATTGAAAAATTGACTATGGCGGTGATTTTATGGATCGGTGCAGCAGAAGTCTTAGCATTAAATATGACCATAGGCCAGTTAATCGCTTTTCAAATGATGGTCTCTCACAGTAGTCAACCATTAGGGAAATTGGTGCAATTATGGGGAGATTATATTCGTACACGTGTTGCCATTGATAAACTAGCACAAATCATTAATTTACCAACCGAACAACATAATGAAGGCTTACACCCACAGTTAACCGGCAAGATCCATTTTCAAAATGTCGATTTTCGCTATCAACCGGATCTTCCCCTTATTATTAATCAATTCAATTTATCCATTAACGCCGGAGAGATGATCGGTATTGTCGGTGCTTCAGGTTCCGGTAAAAGTACTTTAGCGCGTCTATTATTACGCCTTTATACCCCAGAAAAAGGCGGCATATTACTTGATGATATTCCACTTTATCAGCTCAATATCGCTACGTTACGCCAACAAATCGGTATCGTGTTACAGGAAAATTTTCTCTTTAATCAATCTGTATTTAACAATATTGCTCAATCAAAACCTGATGCGACTTTAGATGAAGTCATTGCGGCCGCCAAGTTAGCAGGTGCGCATGATTTCATCTTAAAAATGCCTTTAGGTTACGACTCATTGATTGCTGAAGGTGGCCAATCATTATCAGGGGGGCAGCGCCAACGTATTGCTATTGCTCGTACATTACTAAGCAATCCTCGCATTCTAATCTTTGATGAAGCCACCAGCGCTTTAGATGATCAAACCCAAGCCATAATCCAACAAAATATGCAAAAAATTGCCCAAGGGCGTACGGTAATTACGATTGCTCACCGCTTATCTACAGTTAGTCATCACCATCATATTATTGTCATGGATCAAGGCAAAATTATTGAGCAAGGAAGCCATACACAATTATTGCAACTTAAAAAACATTACCACTATCTGTGGTCATTACAACAATCGTTAAAGCAGCAGTAG
- the pgm gene encoding phosphoglucomutase (alpha-D-glucose-1,6-bisphosphate-dependent), with translation MALHKRAGQSAQQSDLINIEQLVAQYYSLQPQEKKPAQSVQFGTSGHRGSACRSSFNEQHILAIAQAIVEVRRLNGITGPCLVGKDTHALSAPAFMTVVEVLIANGVDVIAQQDDGFTPTPAISHAILDYNRQHEKKADGIVITPSHNPPEDGGIKYNPPHGGPADERLTVEIERRANQFIANQLSAIQRINYQIAIKDPHYQQQDFVEPYVVALREVIDMAVIKKSGLKIGVDPLGGAGINYWKRIAEYYQLDLELVNEQIDPTFSFMPLDHDGVIRMDCSSRWAMKGLLDLRNKFDLAFANDPDYDRHGIITPAGLMNPNHYLAVAIDYLFRHRPQWKKEVAVGKTLVSSAMIDRVVADLGRELIEVPVGFKWFVDGLYQGKYGFAGEESAGAAFLRFDGTPWTTDKDGIILCLLAAEITAVTGKNPQQYYQELAHRFGEPCYSRIQAKASHKQKQRLAKLTAEMVSADMLAGDPIIARLTKAPANGASIGGLKVITDYGWFTARPSGTEEAYKIYCESFRGKEHLKLIEQEAIQIVNQVIAD, from the coding sequence GTGGCATTGCATAAACGTGCTGGGCAATCTGCCCAACAAAGTGATTTAATTAATATTGAACAATTGGTTGCACAATATTATTCGCTACAACCACAAGAAAAAAAACCTGCTCAAAGCGTTCAATTTGGTACATCAGGTCATCGTGGTAGTGCCTGTCGTAGTAGTTTTAATGAACAACATATTTTAGCTATTGCCCAAGCAATCGTAGAAGTTCGTCGATTAAATGGTATTACTGGCCCCTGTTTGGTGGGAAAAGATACGCATGCCTTATCCGCACCGGCTTTTATGACGGTTGTTGAAGTCTTGATCGCGAATGGGGTTGATGTCATCGCGCAGCAAGATGATGGTTTTACACCAACACCGGCTATTTCTCACGCTATATTGGATTATAATCGCCAGCACGAAAAAAAAGCGGATGGTATTGTGATCACGCCTTCACATAATCCGCCAGAAGATGGCGGGATCAAATATAATCCGCCACATGGTGGTCCGGCTGATGAACGACTGACGGTTGAAATTGAGCGGCGAGCGAATCAATTCATTGCTAATCAATTATCGGCTATCCAACGCATCAATTATCAAATCGCTATTAAAGATCCACACTACCAGCAACAAGATTTTGTTGAGCCTTATGTGGTTGCTTTGCGTGAAGTTATCGATATGGCGGTGATTAAAAAATCCGGTTTAAAAATAGGTGTCGATCCGTTAGGTGGTGCTGGAATAAATTATTGGAAACGCATTGCTGAATATTATCAACTGGATTTAGAGCTAGTTAATGAACAAATCGATCCAACATTTAGTTTTATGCCTTTAGATCACGATGGTGTGATCCGGATGGATTGTTCTTCGCGTTGGGCGATGAAAGGCTTATTGGATTTGCGCAATAAATTTGATTTAGCTTTTGCTAATGATCCTGATTATGATCGCCATGGAATTATAACCCCAGCGGGATTAATGAATCCAAATCATTATCTCGCTGTTGCTATCGATTATCTCTTTCGCCATCGACCACAATGGAAAAAAGAGGTTGCGGTAGGCAAAACATTAGTTTCTAGTGCCATGATTGATCGTGTGGTGGCCGATTTAGGCCGCGAATTAATTGAAGTACCTGTTGGTTTCAAATGGTTTGTTGATGGGTTATATCAGGGTAAGTATGGTTTTGCGGGTGAAGAGAGTGCCGGTGCTGCTTTCCTCCGATTTGATGGAACACCTTGGACGACAGACAAAGATGGTATTATTCTCTGTTTGTTAGCCGCCGAAATAACAGCGGTGACCGGGAAAAACCCGCAGCAGTACTATCAAGAACTTGCTCATCGTTTTGGTGAACCTTGCTATAGCCGCATTCAAGCTAAAGCGAGTCATAAACAAAAACAGCGTTTAGCTAAACTGACCGCTGAAATGGTATCGGCAGATATGTTAGCGGGTGATCCGATTATTGCCCGATTAACCAAAGCGCCGGCTAATGGTGCATCTATTGGTGGTTTAAAAGTAATAACGGATTATGGTTGGTTCACTGCGCGACCTTCAGGCACCGAAGAAGCTTATAAAATTTATTGTGAAAGTTTTCGTGGTAAGGAGCATCTTAAGTTGATTGAGCAGGAAGCTATCCAGATTGTTAATCAAGTTATTGCAGATTGA
- the kdpC gene encoding potassium-transporting ATPase subunit KdpC, which produces MNVLRSSFVLFIFLTITTGIVYPLFITGLSNAFFNYQAKGSLIEKNNRTVGSALIGQSITEVKYFHGRPSATTNTPYNALASSGSNLAANNPALQKQFASRAQEIKMFNNQNNVAVPVDLITASASGLDPHISPSAAYFQAGRVAKARRLALHKIRHLIAANTERPFLSFLGQPVINVLKLNIALDALEQSENAKIQ; this is translated from the coding sequence ATGAATGTTTTACGTTCTTCATTTGTGTTATTTATTTTTCTAACTATCACAACCGGAATTGTTTACCCATTATTTATTACTGGTTTATCAAATGCTTTCTTTAATTATCAAGCTAAAGGCTCCTTGATCGAAAAGAATAATCGGACTGTGGGTTCGGCACTGATTGGCCAATCGATTACTGAGGTTAAATATTTTCATGGCCGTCCGTCAGCGACGACTAATACACCATATAATGCATTAGCTTCCAGCGGCAGTAACCTGGCGGCCAATAATCCCGCATTGCAAAAACAGTTTGCTAGCCGTGCTCAAGAAATCAAAATGTTCAATAATCAAAACAATGTAGCCGTTCCTGTCGATCTGATAACGGCGTCAGCCAGTGGATTAGATCCTCATATTTCACCAAGTGCAGCCTATTTTCAAGCAGGCAGGGTTGCTAAAGCACGCCGGCTTGCTTTGCATAAAATTAGACACCTGATTGCAGCTAACACCGAGCGACCCTTTTTAAGTTTTTTAGGTCAACCTGTTATTAATGTGCTTAAACTTAATATTGCCCTTGACGCGCTTGAACAATCAGAAAATGCAAAAATACAATAA